In a genomic window of Prochlorococcus marinus subsp. marinus str. CCMP1375:
- a CDS encoding bifunctional folylpolyglutamate synthase/dihydrofolate synthase translates to MNLINYKENNDFEELIPSFKSKGMNLGLDRIQNALQKMGNPCHKVPAIQIAGTNGKGSITCFLESCLTKTHIKTGCTTSPHLVSWCERIRIDGQMISPEKLRKFVNEVKLITKSEQLTPFELVIASAFNYFFVNQVELILLEVGLGGRLDATTAHPWRPIIAMGKISFDHCEYLGESLAKITKEKAAVISYGSHVISADQEPEVKKILEDTVLKKNAKISWVSPLSKQWELGIAGEIQRENAAVAKAVLESLPTFGWKINNNQIKKGLASANWPGRLQSTKWEGLPLILDGAHNPEAIRQLSKERALWVNQSSIVHWIIGIQTNKNAPEMLRNLLKEKDIAWIVQIPNHQSWSKDQLLKACPELSHQLRKAESILKVLELLRSNNQWPTPPPIVTGSLYLIGDLIKNKIIT, encoded by the coding sequence TTGAACCTAATTAATTACAAAGAAAATAATGATTTTGAAGAATTAATACCTTCATTTAAGTCAAAGGGAATGAATCTTGGACTTGACAGAATACAAAATGCCTTACAAAAAATGGGGAACCCTTGTCACAAAGTTCCTGCAATTCAAATTGCAGGGACTAACGGGAAAGGGTCTATTACCTGCTTCCTTGAAAGTTGCCTAACAAAAACTCATATTAAAACTGGATGCACTACTTCGCCTCATCTAGTTAGCTGGTGCGAAAGAATCAGAATTGATGGTCAAATGATTTCACCAGAAAAACTTCGAAAATTTGTCAATGAAGTTAAATTAATTACAAAGTCTGAGCAATTAACTCCGTTTGAACTTGTAATAGCCTCTGCATTTAATTATTTTTTTGTTAATCAAGTTGAATTAATTCTTTTAGAAGTAGGACTCGGGGGAAGATTAGATGCAACAACAGCACATCCCTGGAGACCAATTATTGCAATGGGAAAAATAAGTTTTGATCACTGTGAATATCTTGGGGAAAGTCTAGCCAAGATCACGAAAGAAAAAGCTGCTGTAATTTCTTATGGGAGTCACGTAATTAGTGCGGACCAAGAACCTGAAGTTAAGAAAATCCTCGAAGATACTGTATTAAAGAAAAACGCAAAGATTTCTTGGGTTTCTCCATTATCTAAGCAATGGGAATTAGGTATCGCTGGTGAAATTCAAAGAGAGAATGCAGCTGTTGCAAAAGCAGTATTAGAATCCCTTCCTACTTTTGGCTGGAAAATAAATAATAATCAAATCAAAAAAGGTCTTGCTTCAGCAAATTGGCCAGGAAGACTTCAAAGTACAAAATGGGAAGGTCTCCCTTTGATACTTGATGGCGCACATAACCCAGAAGCAATAAGACAACTCTCAAAAGAACGAGCTCTCTGGGTAAATCAAAGCTCAATTGTTCATTGGATAATTGGTATACAGACGAATAAGAATGCTCCTGAAATGCTACGTAATTTGTTAAAGGAAAAAGATATTGCTTGGATTGTTCAGATCCCTAACCATCAAAGCTGGAGCAAAGATCAACTTTTAAAAGCCTGTCCAGAATTGTCTCATCAATTAAGAAAAGCAGAAAGTATTCTAAAAGTTTTAGAACTTTTGAGATCAAACAATCAATGGCCAACACCTCCTCCTATAGTAACTGGCTCTCTTTATTTGATAGGTGATCTAATAAAAAACAAAATCATCACCTAA
- a CDS encoding amidohydrolase family protein, with product MFAQKKTSPNIQCIDALVPRSLIACGKGLLQAQITEEGLCPLRMHIKDGCLNEIEVIQHSKESSLSLLLPRLIEPHAHIDKAFTWKSFPNFSGTYQNALQANLEEQKGRTMQKVRDRAERSMKLSLKNGIRAVRSHVDSFDSSGQQTWEVLKNIKSEWEEFVELQLVALVPLEYWTTKRGKDLARQVSAEGGLLGGVIVPPYHKANLRELLINFFCLANDMGCGIDIHVDETSLTPGGGIREIIYVLEQIDLDIPITCSHLSSMGLLPSNPLKLLAERIASFNINVVALPFTNFWLLARSDKTSPIRRPIAPIKQLQNAGVNVAIGGDNVQDPWYPGGNFDPLSLMAASMAFAQIAPWNRLGLSTFTTGAARIMQLEWDGIIDIGCPADFVLLDADSWAGAMSTPPIRKVMINGHWIETDDLSLKEGFLSHA from the coding sequence ATGTTTGCGCAAAAAAAGACATCTCCTAATATTCAATGCATTGATGCATTGGTTCCTCGTAGCTTAATTGCTTGTGGTAAAGGTCTTTTACAAGCCCAAATAACTGAAGAAGGGCTCTGTCCATTAAGAATGCATATTAAAGATGGCTGTTTAAATGAGATAGAAGTAATTCAGCATTCCAAAGAATCTTCTTTGAGTTTGTTGCTTCCTAGACTTATTGAGCCTCATGCTCATATTGACAAGGCATTCACTTGGAAATCGTTCCCAAATTTTTCTGGAACTTATCAGAATGCATTACAGGCAAACTTGGAAGAACAAAAAGGTCGCACGATGCAGAAAGTTCGAGATAGAGCAGAGAGATCTATGAAACTATCCTTGAAAAATGGTATTAGAGCAGTTCGAAGTCATGTAGATAGTTTTGATTCCTCAGGACAACAGACTTGGGAGGTTTTGAAGAATATTAAAAGTGAGTGGGAAGAATTTGTTGAATTGCAACTAGTAGCGTTGGTCCCATTGGAATATTGGACTACTAAAAGAGGGAAAGATTTAGCTCGACAAGTTTCTGCAGAAGGAGGATTGCTTGGAGGTGTAATTGTGCCTCCCTATCACAAAGCTAATCTAAGAGAGTTGTTGATTAATTTCTTTTGTTTGGCGAATGATATGGGATGTGGAATTGACATTCACGTTGATGAAACTTCTTTGACACCTGGAGGTGGCATACGTGAAATCATTTATGTTCTTGAACAAATAGACCTTGATATACCAATTACTTGTAGCCATTTAAGCAGCATGGGGTTGCTTCCCTCCAACCCCTTGAAGTTATTGGCAGAACGTATTGCTTCTTTCAATATAAATGTTGTAGCACTCCCCTTTACTAATTTTTGGTTGCTTGCTAGATCTGACAAAACATCTCCAATACGACGTCCTATAGCACCTATAAAGCAACTTCAAAATGCAGGAGTTAATGTTGCTATTGGTGGGGATAATGTTCAAGACCCCTGGTACCCTGGTGGCAATTTTGATCCACTTTCTTTAATGGCAGCCTCAATGGCTTTTGCTCAAATTGCTCCATGGAATAGGCTTGGACTTTCGACGTTTACAACAGGAGCAGCCAGAATAATGCAGCTTGAATGGGATGGAATTATTGACATAGGTTGCCCTGCAGATTTTGTTTTATTAGATGCAGATAGTTGGGCTGGTGCTATGTCTACTCCGCCAATTAGAAAAGTAATGATTAATGGACATTGGATTGAAACAGATGATCTTTCCTTAAAAGAAGGGTTTTTATCTCATGCTTGA
- a CDS encoding TrmH family RNA methyltransferase yields the protein MVRRLRELSSAKGRIQYSSLLLEGTHLLLEALQTGARPSEIVATPEWIEDNLELLKRIPSQVKLNSVTQSVLQASLTTVNPNGVASIFPLSVLPQPSDQSNFVLALDRLQDPGNLGTLFRTALAADVDLVWLALGADPLGQKVLRSSAGAVLKLPFQRLGGAEKHSINELVEKLEKARKQGFQIVGTYSPNSCHVLAVSPYWELDWTKPTVLVLGNEGDGVHPTIQDCCTHSVSLPHNQQVESLNVASAAVPLLLERLRATMTS from the coding sequence TTGGTTCGTAGATTAAGAGAATTATCTAGTGCTAAAGGACGTATTCAATATTCATCTTTGTTGCTTGAGGGGACTCATTTGTTACTTGAAGCTTTGCAAACGGGCGCTAGACCTTCTGAGATAGTTGCTACACCTGAATGGATTGAAGATAACTTAGAACTTTTAAAAAGAATCCCAAGCCAAGTGAAATTAAACTCTGTCACTCAGTCAGTTCTTCAAGCTTCTTTGACAACAGTTAATCCAAATGGAGTGGCATCAATTTTCCCTTTAAGTGTTCTCCCGCAACCAAGTGATCAAAGTAATTTCGTCTTGGCATTAGATCGTTTACAGGATCCAGGAAATTTAGGGACTTTGTTTAGGACTGCTTTAGCAGCTGATGTAGATTTGGTTTGGCTTGCTTTAGGTGCTGACCCTCTGGGCCAAAAGGTTTTACGATCTTCAGCAGGAGCAGTATTAAAGCTTCCTTTTCAGCGTTTAGGGGGTGCAGAAAAGCATTCTATTAATGAACTTGTTGAGAAGTTGGAAAAAGCGAGAAAGCAAGGGTTCCAAATTGTCGGAACCTATAGCCCAAACTCATGCCATGTTCTTGCAGTTTCTCCTTACTGGGAGCTTGATTGGACGAAACCGACTGTATTGGTTTTAGGTAATGAAGGAGATGGTGTTCATCCAACAATTCAGGATTGTTGTACTCATTCAGTGAGTTTGCCTCATAATCAACAAGTTGAGTCTCTAAATGTTGCATCTGCAGCAGTTCCACTACTTTTAGAAAGGCTACGGGCCACAATGACCTCTTAG
- the murA gene encoding UDP-N-acetylglucosamine 1-carboxyvinyltransferase has protein sequence MHSVSSISEESLLPFLRVEGKNDLSGQIKISGAKNSALVLMAGALLTEENVHLNNVPNLTDIDVMTDLLLHIGANVNRNTNQVLLQANQSDLSKNELPYELVHALRASFVCIGPLLARLGEVKTPLPGGCRIGCRPIDEHIQGLKALGASVRIDNDTVIAKIVNSRKRLIGTKIKFNCKSVGATETVLMAATLAEGETILENAAQEPEIQDLANMLNKMGANVQGAGTSQIKIEGVSHLKGCVHDVIPDRIEAGTFLIASAITRCPLTISPVIPEHIGAVIKKLKQCGCSIEKAGKGLKIFPGEKISSVDMSTSPFPGFPTDLQAPFMALMSIATGTSKIEETVFERRMQHVGELQRMGAQISLSENTAFISGVNELIATSITGGDLRSSAAMVLASLSAKGTSVIQGLNHLDRGYENFEHKLSQVGAIISRSPNKLKIDTKSSEDLQKFSSGTEVA, from the coding sequence ATGCATAGTGTGTCATCAATATCAGAAGAGAGTCTTTTGCCATTTTTGAGGGTTGAAGGAAAAAATGATTTGTCAGGACAAATCAAAATAAGTGGTGCCAAGAATTCGGCATTAGTGCTAATGGCTGGAGCGCTATTGACAGAAGAAAATGTTCATTTGAACAATGTCCCTAATCTTACTGATATTGATGTGATGACAGATTTGCTCTTGCACATAGGAGCTAATGTCAACCGCAATACAAATCAAGTCCTTCTACAAGCAAATCAATCAGATCTATCTAAAAATGAACTGCCTTATGAACTTGTTCATGCCCTGAGAGCTAGCTTCGTTTGTATAGGTCCTCTACTTGCAAGACTTGGAGAAGTTAAAACACCTCTTCCTGGCGGATGCAGGATAGGCTGCCGACCTATTGACGAGCATATTCAAGGTCTAAAAGCTCTTGGGGCATCCGTAAGGATTGATAATGACACTGTTATCGCAAAAATAGTCAATTCTCGCAAAAGACTAATCGGGACAAAAATAAAGTTCAACTGCAAAAGTGTTGGTGCAACTGAGACAGTTCTTATGGCTGCGACCCTTGCAGAAGGAGAAACGATTCTCGAAAATGCTGCTCAAGAACCTGAAATTCAAGATCTTGCAAATATGTTGAACAAAATGGGTGCAAATGTACAAGGAGCTGGCACCTCACAAATAAAAATAGAAGGAGTCAGTCATCTAAAAGGATGCGTACATGATGTAATTCCTGATCGTATTGAAGCAGGGACTTTTCTGATTGCTTCAGCAATCACACGTTGTCCTCTAACCATAAGTCCTGTTATTCCTGAACATATTGGTGCTGTTATTAAAAAACTTAAGCAATGTGGCTGCTCAATTGAAAAAGCAGGAAAAGGTCTAAAAATATTCCCAGGAGAGAAAATAAGCTCCGTTGACATGTCAACAAGTCCCTTCCCAGGCTTCCCAACTGACTTACAAGCACCTTTTATGGCACTAATGAGTATTGCCACAGGAACTTCAAAAATAGAAGAGACAGTATTTGAAAGAAGAATGCAGCATGTTGGAGAGTTACAAAGGATGGGAGCTCAAATTTCGCTTTCTGAAAACACTGCTTTTATTTCAGGTGTCAATGAATTAATTGCTACTTCAATTACTGGGGGAGATCTAAGATCATCTGCTGCAATGGTATTAGCAAGTCTTAGCGCAAAAGGCACCAGCGTGATTCAAGGGTTAAATCACCTTGATAGAGGATATGAAAATTTTGAGCACAAGCTCAGCCAAGTTGGAGCAATTATCAGTAGAAGTCCAAACAAACTTAAAATAGATACAAAAAGCTCAGAAGATCTGCAAAAGTTTTCCTCTGGGACCGAAGTAGCTTAA
- the lpdA gene encoding dihydrolipoyl dehydrogenase, with protein MSKTKFDFDLIVIGAGYGGFDAAKHAAENGLKVGIVESRELGGTCVNRGCVPSKALLAASGKVRELANADHLALFGIHAAPVRFERQKIADHANNLVANVRNNLTKTLERAGVIILRGQGRLEGPQRVGVRESSGVDKVLTAKDVILATGSDPFVPPGIETDGRTVFTSDEAISLEWLPRWIAIIGSGYIGLEFADVYTALGCEVTMIEALERVMPTFDPDITKIASRNLIAGRDIDAKSGVLASKVKPGCPVKIELADVNTRVVVEELEVDAVLVATGRVPSSKDLNLESMSVETHKGFIPIDESMRVLVDGKPLPHLWAVGDVTGKLMLAHTAAAQGTVAVDNILGNKRKIDYRSIPAATFTHPEISSVGLSEEQAKEISAKENFSLGIIRSYFKANSKALAELESDGLMKLLFRKDNGQILGAHIYGLHAADLIQEVANALARKQSVVDLALEVHTHPTLSEVVEVAYKQAVQQMKKL; from the coding sequence GTGAGCAAAACAAAATTCGATTTTGATTTGATTGTCATTGGAGCAGGATATGGTGGCTTTGATGCTGCCAAGCATGCTGCTGAGAATGGATTGAAAGTAGGAATTGTTGAATCTAGAGAGTTGGGTGGGACCTGTGTGAATAGAGGATGTGTTCCTTCTAAGGCTTTGTTGGCTGCGAGTGGAAAAGTTCGTGAATTAGCAAATGCTGATCATCTTGCTTTGTTTGGTATTCATGCAGCGCCTGTTCGATTTGAACGTCAAAAGATAGCAGATCATGCAAATAACTTGGTTGCTAATGTTAGGAATAATTTGACCAAAACTTTAGAGCGAGCAGGCGTAATCATTTTGAGAGGACAAGGTAGATTAGAAGGTCCTCAAAGAGTAGGAGTGAGAGAAAGTAGTGGAGTAGATAAAGTTTTAACTGCAAAAGATGTAATTTTAGCCACAGGTTCAGACCCTTTTGTTCCCCCTGGCATTGAGACTGATGGACGTACAGTCTTTACAAGTGATGAGGCAATTAGTCTTGAGTGGCTTCCAAGGTGGATAGCAATTATTGGTAGTGGCTATATAGGACTTGAATTTGCAGATGTTTATACAGCGCTCGGTTGTGAAGTAACTATGATTGAGGCGTTGGAAAGAGTAATGCCTACATTTGACCCTGATATAACTAAAATTGCTTCGCGTAATTTAATTGCCGGTAGGGATATTGATGCGAAGTCAGGTGTCCTAGCGAGTAAAGTCAAGCCTGGGTGTCCAGTAAAGATAGAATTGGCGGATGTAAATACCAGAGTTGTTGTAGAAGAATTAGAGGTTGATGCAGTACTTGTTGCCACTGGTAGGGTCCCTAGTAGCAAAGATTTAAATTTAGAGTCGATGTCTGTTGAAACCCATAAAGGCTTTATACCTATTGATGAATCAATGCGAGTTTTAGTTGATGGCAAACCTTTACCTCATCTCTGGGCAGTTGGAGATGTTACTGGGAAATTAATGTTGGCTCATACAGCAGCAGCACAAGGTACAGTCGCGGTCGACAATATTCTTGGGAACAAGAGGAAGATAGATTATCGAAGCATTCCTGCAGCAACTTTTACCCATCCAGAAATCAGTTCAGTTGGATTGTCTGAGGAACAAGCGAAGGAAATTTCTGCGAAAGAGAACTTCTCACTTGGGATAATTCGAAGTTATTTCAAAGCCAACTCAAAGGCTTTAGCGGAATTAGAGAGTGATGGATTAATGAAATTGCTTTTTAGAAAAGATAACGGTCAGATCCTTGGAGCACACATATACGGTCTTCATGCTGCTGATTTAATACAAGAAGTAGCTAATGCTTTAGCAAGAAAACAGAGTGTGGTTGATCTGGCTTTGGAAGTTCATACTCACCCCACTCTGAGTGAAGTTGTTGAGGTTGCTTATAAGCAAGCTGTTCAGCAAATGAAAAAACTTTAG
- the trpC gene encoding indole-3-glycerol phosphate synthase TrpC — translation MEIRRRPPNPKVKVANLEYAIPHEESEPRNILEKIVWEKDREVELARHRLPLPKLIAKIEKLSDTKNFLQTLKDSVTSPAVIAEIKKASPSRGLIREDFKPGDIAIAYQKGGATCLSVLTDKTFFQGGFDVLADVRKIIDIPLLCKDFILHPYQIYQARASGADAILLIAAILSDQDLMYLNKIALSLGLSILVEVHDAAELNRVLRLGGFPLIGINNRDLKTFETDLTTTCKVATECSNLLKEQDVLLVSESGIFTREDLQKVASFGASAVLIGESLMRQKDLTNALKELIG, via the coding sequence ATGGAGATTCGCCGTCGTCCCCCCAATCCCAAGGTTAAGGTAGCCAACCTTGAATATGCGATACCGCATGAAGAGTCTGAGCCTCGAAATATTTTAGAAAAAATAGTGTGGGAAAAAGATCGAGAAGTAGAACTTGCTCGTCACCGATTACCTTTGCCAAAGCTCATAGCAAAAATTGAGAAATTATCTGACACTAAGAATTTTTTACAAACTTTAAAGGATTCTGTTACTTCTCCTGCAGTGATAGCTGAGATTAAGAAGGCAAGTCCTAGTCGAGGGCTTATTAGAGAAGATTTTAAACCAGGTGATATAGCAATTGCATATCAAAAAGGAGGTGCAACATGCTTGTCTGTTCTTACAGATAAAACTTTTTTCCAAGGTGGCTTTGATGTATTGGCTGACGTCAGGAAGATTATTGACATCCCTTTGCTTTGTAAGGACTTTATTCTCCATCCTTATCAGATCTATCAGGCTAGAGCCTCAGGTGCAGATGCAATTTTGTTAATTGCAGCGATACTCTCTGATCAAGATTTGATGTATTTAAACAAAATTGCATTAAGTCTTGGGTTGTCAATATTGGTTGAAGTTCATGATGCAGCTGAACTAAATAGAGTGCTTAGACTTGGTGGATTTCCTTTAATTGGAATTAATAATCGAGATCTAAAAACATTCGAAACTGATTTAACTACTACCTGTAAGGTTGCGACTGAATGTTCCAATCTTTTAAAAGAACAAGATGTACTTTTAGTTAGTGAGTCTGGAATATTTACGCGTGAAGATTTACAAAAAGTTGCTTCCTTTGGAGCTAGTGCAGTTTTGATCGGAGAATCTTTGATGAGACAAAAAGACCTAACTAATGCATTAAAGGAATTAATTGGTTAG
- a CDS encoding aspartate aminotransferase family protein, which yields MDTYKRLPLKIVKGNGCWLWDETGKKYLDAVAGIATCSLGHSDKKLSKVLSQQLRKIQHVSNLYRIPEQEDLAQWLVNQSCADSVFFCNSGAEANEAAIKLARKYGQIKRGIKRPIILSAKSSFHGRTLAALSATGQTKYQKGFEPLVEGFEFFSFNDSNSVQDLYENLEKDEPRVAAILIEPIQGEGGLNLGDQKFFYFLRDYCNKNNILLLFDEVQSGMGRTGKLWGYEHFNVEPDAFTLAKGLGGGHSIGALLVKENASIFEPGDHASTFGGNPFACKAGLTVAKEIQNRNLLENTYCRGNQLREGLQKLINNYPHHLEEVRGIGLMLGLAIKKNSNLTSQKIVELAIKEGLLVIGAGEKVIRMLPPLIITKREIETLLTRLNACFRKLNN from the coding sequence TTGGACACCTATAAAAGGCTGCCTTTAAAAATTGTCAAAGGGAATGGGTGCTGGTTATGGGATGAAACGGGCAAAAAATATCTGGACGCAGTAGCCGGCATTGCTACATGTAGTCTTGGGCATAGTGATAAAAAATTATCAAAGGTTTTAAGCCAACAACTCAGAAAAATTCAGCATGTTTCCAATTTATATAGAATCCCTGAACAAGAAGATTTGGCTCAATGGTTAGTTAATCAAAGTTGCGCAGACAGTGTGTTTTTCTGCAATAGTGGCGCTGAAGCAAACGAGGCAGCAATTAAACTAGCTCGTAAATATGGGCAGATTAAAAGAGGTATTAAACGCCCAATTATACTTTCAGCCAAATCAAGTTTCCACGGCAGAACTCTTGCAGCCTTAAGTGCTACAGGACAAACAAAATATCAAAAAGGGTTTGAACCTTTAGTAGAAGGTTTTGAATTTTTTTCTTTTAATGATTCAAATTCAGTTCAAGATCTGTATGAAAACCTTGAGAAAGATGAGCCTAGAGTTGCAGCAATTTTAATAGAGCCAATACAAGGTGAAGGAGGTCTCAATCTTGGAGATCAAAAATTCTTTTACTTTTTAAGAGACTATTGCAATAAAAATAATATTTTATTGTTGTTTGATGAAGTTCAATCCGGCATGGGAAGGACTGGGAAACTTTGGGGCTATGAACACTTCAACGTAGAACCTGATGCTTTTACCCTGGCCAAAGGATTAGGCGGAGGGCATTCCATTGGTGCTTTGTTGGTAAAAGAAAATGCAAGTATTTTTGAACCTGGAGATCATGCAAGCACCTTTGGAGGGAACCCTTTTGCCTGTAAAGCGGGCTTAACTGTTGCCAAAGAAATACAAAATCGCAACTTACTGGAGAACACATATTGTAGAGGCAATCAATTAAGAGAAGGCCTTCAGAAACTTATCAATAATTATCCTCATCATTTAGAGGAGGTAAGAGGTATTGGATTAATGCTAGGCCTAGCAATTAAAAAAAATAGCAATTTAACATCTCAAAAAATTGTAGAGCTTGCAATTAAAGAAGGCTTGCTTGTTATTGGTGCTGGTGAAAAAGTAATACGCATGCTTCCCCCTTTAATTATTACAAAAAGAGAAATTGAGACGCTACTCACAAGGCTTAATGCTTGCTTTAGAAAATTAAATAATTGA
- a CDS encoding FAD-binding oxidoreductase: protein MLERSDFNQFVNEIKNIPNLEVLLRSAEHKRYSRDFYEYSPVLKEELAGCCADLVVRPLSVDAVISVAQICQAFQIPLTLRGAGTGNYGQCVPLQGGVVMLMTSLTQIRNFDSQTGEVTVEAGCLLIDLNRFLISKGRQLRLLPSTWRTASVAGFIAGGSGGIGSVRWGFLRDPGHLLGLEIVTLEESPRKIQLNAKPAEALNHAYGTNGIITSLKLSTCPNVDWQEVTIDCADFYEAVKLFKTCNQVAVNLFLCSLLENKIVESLPTWSGNPAGKHRLLLLVEPDGISTLERLSKSVGADFYHLGSEQEKVGNGLRELTWNHTTMHMRGVNSDWTYLQMLLPQPEIDLINTLSRKWGQNILWHLEAVRQQGDQRIAALPLVRWQGKDNLEQLINECKELGAIIFNPHVITVEDGGLGVIDSEQVKAKREYDPKGILNPGKLKGWI, encoded by the coding sequence ATGCTTGAAAGATCAGATTTTAATCAGTTTGTAAATGAGATAAAGAACATCCCGAACTTAGAGGTTCTTCTTCGATCAGCTGAGCACAAAAGATATTCTCGCGATTTCTATGAGTATTCACCTGTTTTAAAAGAAGAGCTTGCGGGGTGTTGTGCTGATCTAGTCGTTAGACCACTTTCGGTTGATGCAGTTATCTCAGTTGCACAGATTTGCCAAGCTTTTCAAATTCCTTTGACTCTTAGAGGCGCAGGGACAGGTAATTACGGACAGTGTGTTCCGCTTCAAGGGGGGGTTGTTATGTTGATGACTTCTTTAACTCAAATAAGAAATTTTGATTCTCAGACGGGAGAAGTCACTGTTGAAGCTGGGTGTCTACTAATAGATCTGAATAGATTTTTAATTTCCAAAGGACGCCAATTGAGGTTGCTTCCTAGTACTTGGAGGACTGCTTCAGTCGCTGGCTTTATAGCAGGAGGATCAGGAGGAATTGGTTCTGTACGTTGGGGATTTTTAAGAGATCCTGGGCACCTTTTAGGGCTGGAAATTGTGACGTTAGAAGAATCTCCTAGGAAAATCCAACTTAATGCTAAGCCGGCTGAAGCTCTCAATCATGCATATGGGACTAATGGAATCATTACTTCTTTAAAATTATCCACTTGTCCTAATGTTGATTGGCAGGAAGTTACTATTGATTGTGCTGATTTTTATGAGGCAGTAAAACTATTTAAGACTTGTAATCAGGTTGCAGTTAATTTGTTTTTGTGTAGTTTGCTTGAAAACAAAATTGTTGAAAGTCTTCCAACTTGGAGCGGAAATCCTGCAGGTAAGCATAGATTATTACTTTTGGTTGAGCCAGATGGAATTAGTACTTTAGAAAGACTATCTAAATCTGTAGGAGCTGATTTTTATCATTTAGGTTCTGAGCAAGAGAAAGTTGGTAATGGTTTGAGAGAGCTGACATGGAACCACACAACTATGCATATGAGAGGTGTTAATTCTGATTGGACATATCTGCAAATGCTTTTGCCTCAACCTGAGATTGATTTAATTAATACTTTAAGTAGAAAATGGGGCCAAAATATTCTTTGGCATTTAGAAGCAGTAAGGCAACAAGGTGATCAGAGAATTGCTGCATTGCCGTTAGTTAGATGGCAAGGAAAGGATAATCTTGAACAATTGATAAATGAATGTAAGGAGTTAGGAGCAATAATATTTAATCCACATGTCATCACTGTTGAGGATGGAGGCCTTGGTGTAATTGATTCTGAGCAGGTTAAGGCCAAAAGAGAATATGATCCCAAAGGAATACTTAATCCAGGAAAGTTAAAAGGTTGGATTTAA